Proteins from a single region of Urocitellus parryii isolate mUroPar1 chromosome 4, mUroPar1.hap1, whole genome shotgun sequence:
- the Plin2 gene encoding perilipin-2, protein MASVAVDPQPSVVTRVANLPLVSSTCDLVSSAYVSTKDQYPYLKSVCEMAEKGVKTMTSVAVTSALPIIQKLEPQIAVANTYACKGLDRIEEKLPILNQPTSQVVASAKGAVTGARDAVTTTVTGAKDSVASTITGVMDKTKGAVTGGVEKTKSVVNGGINTVLESRMVQFVSSGVENVISKSEMLVDQYLPLTEEEIEKEAKKVEGFDEVQKSSYYVRLGSLSTKLRARAYQQALNRVKEAKQMSQETISQLHSTVHLIEFARKNVHSANQKIQDAQDKLYLSWVDWKRSIGHDDTDESHCAEHIESRTLAVARNLTQQLQTTCHTLLSNVQGLPQNIQDQAKHLGVMAGDIYSVFRNAASFKEVSDGFLTSSKGQLQKMKESLDDVMDYVVNNTPLNWLVIDFTIIDLTSETDEIPDIIALEEEDGANHSHANGPELSGNN, encoded by the exons ATCTGTTGCAGTTGATCCTCAACCG AGTGTGGTGACTAGGGTGGCCAACCTGCCCTTGGTGAGCTCCACGTGTGACCTGGTATCCTCGGCTTATGTCAGTACAAAGGATCAGTATCCCTACTTGAAGTCTGTGTGTGAGATGGCAGAGAAGGGTGTGAAGACCATGACCTCCGTAGCGGTGACAAGTGCTCTGCCTATCATCCAGAAGCTAGAGCCACAAA TTGCAGTTGCTAATACCTATGCCTGCAAGGGGCTGGACAGGATTGAGGAGAAATTGCCTATTCTGAATCAGCCAACATCACAG GTTGTTGCCAGTGCCAAAGGGGCCGTGACTGGGGCGAGAGATGCTGTGACGACTACTGTGACTGGGGCCAAGGATTCTGTAGCCAGCACAATCACAGGGGTGATGGACAAGACCAAAGGAGCGGTGACTGGCGGGGTGGAGAAGACCAAGTCTGTGGTCAATGGCGGCATTAACACAGTTTTGGAAAGTCGGATGGTGCAGTTTGTGAGCAGTGGAGTAGAAAATGTGATCAGCAAATCCGAGATGCTGGTAGATCAGTACCTTCCtctcactgaagaagaaatag aaaaagaagcaaaaaaagtTGAAGGATTTGATGAAGTTCAGAAATCAAGTTATTATGTGAGACTGGGGTCTCTGTCTACCAAGCTCCGTGCTCGGGCCTACCAGCAGGCACTCAACAGGGTTAAAGAAGCTAAGCAAATGAGCCAGGAGACTATTTCTCAGCTTCATTCTACTGTTCACCTG ATTGAATTTGCCAGAAAGAATGTGCATAGTGCCAACCAGAAAATTCAGGATGCTCAGGATAAACTCTATCTCTCATGGGTGGACTGGAAGAGGAGCATTGGCCATGATGATACAGATGAATCCCACTGCGCTGAG CATATCGAGTCACGTACTCTTGCTGTTGCCCGAAACCTGACTCAGCAGCTCCAGACCACATGCCACACCCTCCTGTCCAACGTCCAAGGGTTACCACAGAACATCCAAGATCAGGCCAAGCACTTGGGGGTGATGGCAGGCGACATCTACTCAGTATTCCGCAATGCTGCCTCCTTTAAAGAAGTGTCTGATGGCTTCCTGACCTCTAGCAAGGGGCAGCTACAGAAAATGAAGGAATCTTTAGATGATGTGATGGATTATGTTGTAAACAACACCCCCCTCAACTGGCTG